The Paenibacillus wynnii DNA window TTTTTGAATAATTCACTTCCCAGTTATTTGTTTGGGATCTGAACATCTCTAATGATAACTTCTTACTTCTTCGCATTCCGGACACTTTCGAGCCGTTATTCGGACCTCTGCATCCGCTTACATAAGAATGGATGGTCGAATTCACTTCTGGGCGGAAATAAATAACGCTATTCAGACTTTTAATCGCGGTTTCCGGACTTTGGTGCGAAATGACAGCAAATGCTTATGTTTTTTTCACGATGAAGTTTTATAATGAATTTGTTACCCATACAATCGCATTCATTTAATGGACGCGCATGAAAGGACGCAGCACTAAGGGCCTATGGAAAAAAAAGCAGCAAAAAACAAAGCGTATCCCCTTCGCCATTACGTTAAAATCATGATATTAATTTCATTTGTTGTACTCATTCTGGATTTGGTCATCAGCATCGTTTCCATTTCCATCGTCAACCGGCAGTCCACCAGATATTTAAAGGATACGGCCAGCTTGTACATCAACCGTATTAATCATGATTTCACCTACATTAATCACTATATGGGCTGGACACTTGCGAACGATGAAAACCTGCATAAAATGAATACTTTCGGTACCAACAGCATTGAGTTTATAAAATTGAATGAGAACCTGCACAAACGTTTTACCGAACTGCAAAAAAATTACGGACAAGAATATAACTTTTTTTACTATTTAAAGAATGAATCCTATTTTCTGAATTGTGCGCCGATCAGTGTATCCTATACGGATTACCAGGAGCTAAAAAAACAGATTATTACTTATATTGACGACAAAGAGATATATGAGAAGTTTTATTCCAAATGGACACCTATCCTTGTAAACAACAACTATTATGTTATCAACATTGTTCCATATTATAACCACTATCTAATCGGTCTGATCTCAGCGGATAACCTCATCCGCCCCCTGCGCCAAATTAATCTTGGGGCCAATGGTTTTGTTTCCCTGGTGGATGATGTTGGAACTAGTTTATCCAGTCCTGTATCGGGCAGCGGAAAGTTGTTACAGGAAAGTTCGGGCATCTCAAATCTTGTACAGCCCCGTACAACAGTCATCAACGAGTTTTCCAACACAACGTTCAGCACCAAAATGGTCATTAAATTTGGAGTATTTGAAAAAATCATGATTGCACAGTTACTAATTATGCTACTATTTTTCATGGTTACTTCAGCTTTATGCGCCGTTATGCTGTTTTTTAAAAGCAGGGTGCTTGGACCTATTCAAAGCTTCTCCGAAAATCTAGCGTCTATTAATGAAGACGGGCAAGTAGCAGATTTTAAAAGTAGTAAGATTATCGAGTTAGAACAGGCGAATGCACAGTTTAAAGACCTAGTTGAACAAATCAAAACTTTTAAAATCACTATGTACGAACAAGAGCTGGAGAAACAGAGAATACAGCTTGATTATATGAAACTGCAGATCAAGCCCCACTTTTTCTTGAACTGTCTAACAAGCATTTACAGCATGGCGCAAATTCAAATGTATAAAGAAATCGAAAATATGGCGATGTCTACCTCCAAGTATTTCCGCTATATTTTTCAAAACGGTGAGAATTTTGTCCATCTGGAGGATGAAATCGAACATGTCCGAACCTATCTCGAAATACAAAAACAACGCTATCAGGATGCATTTATTTATTGTATCGACCAAGAAGAAAATGTAGACAACGTGAAAATTCCACCGCTTGTCCTTCAAACTTTCGTGGAAAATTCAATTAAATATGCAATATCTAGAGATAGCGAAGTGCAGATCATGCTCACAGTAAAACGCTACCAGGACGAGGAGGAAAAAGTGACTGTTATTCATCTCTCTGATACCGGACCCGGTTTTCCACCCCCTGTATTGGAGAAACTTATAGCTGGACAACCTCTGGATCAAACCGAGGGAACACAAATTGGCATTATGAACACCATTAATAGGCTGGAATATCTCTATCATAAAAAAGCTACCGTCAGCTTCTCCAATTTGGAGGGAGGCGGCGCAAGTGTCATCTTATATCTTCCGGATCTTCCGGATCTTCCGGATCTTCCGAATACATCCATATGAATGGAGAGCTACCTATGAATATACTTCTTGTTGATGATGATTATTATGTAATAGCCGCATTACAAAAGAGAATAGACTGGAAATTTCTAAACATAGAAACTGTGTTTACGGCTAATAGTGTTGCTCAAGCACGTGAAATCATAGAAAAGCATTCTGTGCAAATACTCATCTCAGATATTGAAATGCCACAAGGAACTGGTCTGGAACTACTGGCATGGGTTCGGGAGAATAATTACAGTATTCAGACTATACTTCTTACCAATTATGCAGATTTCAACTATGCGCAGAAAGCTATTGAATTGCAAAGCTTTGAATATTTTCTCAAGCCAATCGAATTTGATAAGTTAACACTTATTATCCAGAAGGCTATCGTACGGGCAAAGGAGCAACAAAGTAACGAGAAAGCCATACAGGGAGGCTACTTTTGGCAAAAGAATCAAGCGAAAAATCTCGAGCATTTTTGGCGAAAGCTAGTTAGCGGAAGTACTTCATTCGCAATCAAACCAGCAGACATAGCTCATGCCATTGAGGAACAAAACCTGTCCTATCAAATGAACGATATCATTCAGCCTTTGCTATTCAATTTATTTCCCTATAATGGGAGCATGGGCAAAGAAGAAAAGGACCTTTTTGATTTTGCCCTCCTTAATGTACTGTATGAGTTGTTTCAGAATCCTTGGTTTTCAATCGAGAGCATTCTGGAATACAAAGATTACAACTGGATTGCTATATTAAAATGGAATCAGGGGCCGGACTCCCAAGTGCTTGAAGGTCTCTGTGCTTCATTTATTCAAAAGGCGAACCCTTATTTAAAATGCGACGTTTGTTGCAATATTGGCTTATACGGTAAATTAAATGATGTTGGAGATATATTAAAAAAATTAATCAATATGGATGAAGAGATTACGAAAAGCCGAAATCAAACCTTTCTGGTTGAGACCTACCTTCTA harbors:
- a CDS encoding sensor histidine kinase; translated protein: MEKKAAKNKAYPLRHYVKIMILISFVVLILDLVISIVSISIVNRQSTRYLKDTASLYINRINHDFTYINHYMGWTLANDENLHKMNTFGTNSIEFIKLNENLHKRFTELQKNYGQEYNFFYYLKNESYFLNCAPISVSYTDYQELKKQIITYIDDKEIYEKFYSKWTPILVNNNYYVINIVPYYNHYLIGLISADNLIRPLRQINLGANGFVSLVDDVGTSLSSPVSGSGKLLQESSGISNLVQPRTTVINEFSNTTFSTKMVIKFGVFEKIMIAQLLIMLLFFMVTSALCAVMLFFKSRVLGPIQSFSENLASINEDGQVADFKSSKIIELEQANAQFKDLVEQIKTFKITMYEQELEKQRIQLDYMKLQIKPHFFLNCLTSIYSMAQIQMYKEIENMAMSTSKYFRYIFQNGENFVHLEDEIEHVRTYLEIQKQRYQDAFIYCIDQEENVDNVKIPPLVLQTFVENSIKYAISRDSEVQIMLTVKRYQDEEEKVTVIHLSDTGPGFPPPVLEKLIAGQPLDQTEGTQIGIMNTINRLEYLYHKKATVSFSNLEGGGASVILYLPDLPDLPDLPNTSI
- a CDS encoding response regulator transcription factor, translating into MNILLVDDDYYVIAALQKRIDWKFLNIETVFTANSVAQAREIIEKHSVQILISDIEMPQGTGLELLAWVRENNYSIQTILLTNYADFNYAQKAIELQSFEYFLKPIEFDKLTLIIQKAIVRAKEQQSNEKAIQGGYFWQKNQAKNLEHFWRKLVSGSTSFAIKPADIAHAIEEQNLSYQMNDIIQPLLFNLFPYNGSMGKEEKDLFDFALLNVLYELFQNPWFSIESILEYKDYNWIAILKWNQGPDSQVLEGLCASFIQKANPYLKCDVCCNIGLYGKLNDVGDILKKLINMDEEITKSRNQTFLVETYLLQNKTAYNPPDLVHLEELLNQNNLSAFLEEATQYLKMMLSNRTLDTSVLSLFRLDIVQLIYSFLKMKGIQVHKLYTGRTNDQLLMHSLTSIEDMEEYLKYLVNTAMKYRDFAAQPKSIVEEIKQYIHAHYGDDLTRNDLAEIVYLNPDYLARLFKKETGVSLGSYVIQVRITAAKYLLETTNKSVYTIANKVGYSNYSYFSKLFKQEVGLPPNEYKKEQLSNSSL